The Salegentibacter mishustinae genome includes a window with the following:
- a CDS encoding cytochrome c3 family protein yields MKKVKYRHSTSRLLLLSVAFFISFSVLGIAQEEASQDAAAEGQEQTDESSDESSGDSAATSDLGDPANGKSLFNSLCAACHKPYSASIGPALHGVTERRDMDWLYSWIKNSQELIASGDNEAVAIYEEYNQTAMPAFPQLSNTDIDDILAYVEQPKPEPQAAQTGGESAGGESSGGGVSVNVILGILLFVLAMLLVVLFLVNKTLRNFAQASGVVIPEKPKRKPIWKSFVENQFLVLVSAVFGLLVIGWFAYGFFMQVGIDQGYQPIQPIHYSHRIHAGDNEIDCKYCHSSARTSKHSGIPSLNVCMNCHKTISEVAPETATEDYSKEFYDGEIAKLYDAVGWNPAEQDYTGEEKPVKWVRIHNLPDFAYFNHSQHVTVAGIQCQKCHGPIQEMEVVYQDAPLTMGWCINCHRETNVRMEGNEYYEKIHEELSKKYGVEELTIAQMGGLECAKCHY; encoded by the coding sequence ATGAAAAAGGTGAAATACCGCCACTCAACTTCGCGACTATTGCTATTAAGTGTAGCATTTTTTATCTCATTTAGCGTTTTGGGAATTGCACAGGAGGAGGCTTCGCAAGATGCCGCAGCCGAAGGCCAGGAGCAAACCGATGAATCATCGGATGAATCTTCAGGAGATTCTGCAGCTACGTCAGATCTTGGAGATCCGGCGAATGGAAAATCCTTGTTTAATTCGCTATGTGCTGCCTGCCACAAACCGTATTCAGCTTCTATTGGTCCTGCCCTTCACGGGGTGACCGAGAGACGTGATATGGATTGGTTGTACAGCTGGATCAAGAATAGTCAGGAGTTAATTGCCTCTGGAGATAATGAGGCTGTAGCGATATACGAAGAGTATAATCAAACTGCTATGCCGGCTTTTCCTCAATTATCAAATACTGATATTGATGATATCCTTGCTTACGTAGAACAACCAAAGCCAGAACCGCAAGCGGCGCAAACCGGTGGTGAATCTGCTGGAGGTGAATCTTCAGGTGGAGGTGTTTCGGTAAATGTTATTCTGGGGATTTTGCTTTTCGTTCTGGCGATGCTACTTGTGGTGTTGTTCTTAGTGAACAAAACTTTAAGAAATTTCGCTCAGGCTAGCGGTGTTGTAATTCCTGAAAAACCAAAAAGAAAGCCAATTTGGAAATCTTTTGTTGAAAATCAATTCCTTGTTTTGGTAAGCGCTGTTTTTGGCTTGCTGGTAATTGGTTGGTTCGCTTACGGTTTCTTTATGCAAGTTGGGATTGATCAGGGTTATCAGCCAATTCAACCAATTCATTATTCGCACAGAATTCACGCCGGCGATAACGAGATAGATTGTAAATACTGTCACTCTTCAGCTAGAACTTCTAAGCACTCAGGTATTCCTTCGCTTAATGTTTGTATGAATTGTCACAAAACGATATCTGAAGTTGCACCAGAAACTGCTACCGAAGATTATTCTAAAGAATTTTATGACGGTGAGATCGCTAAGTTATACGATGCGGTAGGCTGGAATCCTGCAGAGCAAGATTATACAGGGGAAGAAAAGCCTGTTAAGTGGGTTAGGATTCATAACCTTCCAGATTTTGCATACTTTAATCACTCGCAGCACGTAACAGTTGCTGGAATTCAGTGTCAAAAATGTCACGGACCAATCCAGGAAATGGAAGTGGTTTATCAGGACGCACCGTTAACTATGGGTTGGTGTATCAACTGTCACCGAGAAACCAATGTTAGAATGGAAGGGAATGAGTATTACGAGAAAATTCACGAAGAATTATCTAAGAAATACGGTGTAGAAGAGCTTACAATTGCTCAAATGGGAGGCCTTGAATGTGCCAAATGCCATTACTAA
- a CDS encoding SPOR domain-containing protein — protein MRKLSLNKLLLSCFISGISFLNLTAQEGQVNISENDKITKLLELKAEMRKDNEIGDRYKIQLFYGNNGEANEVIKDYRSKFEYPSLIAYEAPNYKVWVGNFRNRLEADRALLKIKESFPSAFIPKPRRK, from the coding sequence ATGAGAAAATTAAGCTTAAACAAACTTCTGTTAAGTTGTTTTATCTCAGGAATTTCTTTTCTGAATTTAACAGCCCAAGAAGGTCAGGTCAATATCAGTGAAAACGACAAGATCACTAAACTACTAGAATTAAAAGCTGAAATGAGAAAGGATAATGAAATTGGGGACCGTTATAAAATTCAGCTTTTTTACGGAAATAATGGGGAAGCCAATGAAGTTATTAAGGATTACCGAAGTAAGTTCGAATACCCCTCTCTAATCGCCTACGAAGCCCCTAATTACAAAGTATGGGTAGGAAACTTTAGAAATCGCCTGGAAGCCGATAGAGCTCTTCTAAAGATTAAAGAAAGTTTTCCTTCAGCATTTATCCCTAAACCACGACGCAAATAG
- the infB gene encoding translation initiation factor IF-2, whose amino-acid sequence MAEAKTMRLNKVLREFNISLDRAVEFLNSKGHDIEARPTTKISPEVYQVLSDEFETDKSKKVESKEVGEEKRKEKEELRLAREKEQEEKRKAEEKKETEHRKDEETVSSRAKLAGPKKVGKIDLDKRPEKKAEKEEEKPAPAQPEQPEEAKKPEAEKPEAKEQKPEKTESPKPKEEAPSKEDQKAETPSKKEEEASAKEEETKDPESMTHKTNYTKLNGPNFTGKKIDLSQFKKPEKKKDEKKAAEEKKEKEKRKKRRRRISKDVKPGASNQGGGKKGAPRKRAKPITKEEPSEEEVQKQVRETLEKLQGKSGKGKGAKYRRDKRDQHRQRSEDDLAQQETDSKTLKVTEFVTVSEVATMMDVPVTKVISACMSLGMMVTMNQRLDAETLSIVADEFGYEVDFVTADIEETVEEVPENPEDLEDRAPIVTVMGHVDHGKTSLLDYIRKENVIAGESGGITQHIGAYGVELKNGQRMTFLDTPGHEAFTAMRARGAQVTDIAIIVIAADDDVMPQTKEAISHAQAAGVPIVFAINKSDLPTANPEKIKEKLAGMNLLVEDWGGKVQSHDISAKTGMGVEELLEKVLLESEILELKANPSKTATGTVVEAFLDKGRGYVATILVQAGTLKIGDYVLAGRHSGKVKAMHDERGHEVKEAGPATPVSILGLDGAPQAGDKFKVMTDEREAKDIAAKRTQLQREQSVRTQRHITLDEIGRRIALGDFKELNIILKGDVDGSVEALTDSFLKLSTEEIQVNIIHKGVGAITESDVLLASASDAVIIGFNVRPAGNARQVADKEEIDIRTYSIIYDAINDLKDAMEGMLSPELKEEITGTAEIRETFKISKVGTIAGCMVTSGKIYRNAGIRLIRDGVVVYTGELASLKRFKDDVKEVAKGYDCGLQVKNYNDIKEGDVVESFREVEVKKKLK is encoded by the coding sequence ATGGCTGAAGCAAAAACAATGCGACTAAACAAAGTATTACGTGAATTCAATATTTCGTTAGACCGGGCTGTAGAATTTTTAAATTCTAAGGGTCACGATATTGAGGCACGTCCTACTACCAAAATCTCACCCGAAGTTTATCAGGTGCTTTCTGATGAATTTGAGACCGACAAGTCTAAAAAAGTCGAGTCTAAAGAAGTAGGTGAAGAAAAAAGAAAGGAGAAGGAAGAATTGCGTTTAGCAAGAGAGAAAGAGCAGGAAGAGAAACGCAAAGCCGAGGAGAAGAAAGAGACTGAGCATCGTAAGGACGAAGAAACAGTTTCTTCTAGAGCAAAATTGGCCGGTCCTAAAAAAGTAGGTAAAATTGATCTGGATAAAAGGCCGGAGAAGAAAGCCGAAAAAGAAGAGGAAAAGCCAGCGCCAGCGCAACCTGAACAGCCCGAGGAAGCCAAGAAGCCTGAAGCCGAAAAGCCTGAAGCTAAGGAGCAAAAGCCTGAAAAGACTGAATCTCCAAAACCTAAAGAAGAAGCACCTTCTAAAGAGGATCAAAAAGCTGAAACGCCTTCCAAGAAAGAGGAGGAAGCTTCTGCTAAAGAAGAAGAGACAAAAGATCCTGAGTCTATGACTCATAAAACTAATTATACCAAGCTTAACGGCCCTAACTTTACCGGGAAAAAGATTGACCTTTCTCAATTTAAAAAACCGGAAAAGAAAAAAGACGAAAAGAAAGCTGCTGAGGAGAAGAAGGAGAAAGAGAAGCGTAAAAAGCGTCGACGTAGAATTAGTAAAGATGTGAAGCCAGGAGCTTCAAATCAAGGTGGTGGTAAAAAAGGAGCTCCTAGAAAAAGAGCTAAACCTATTACAAAAGAAGAGCCTAGCGAAGAAGAAGTTCAAAAGCAGGTTCGTGAAACCCTTGAAAAACTTCAGGGTAAATCTGGTAAAGGTAAAGGAGCTAAATATAGAAGAGATAAAAGAGATCAACACCGTCAACGTTCAGAAGACGATCTTGCACAACAGGAAACTGACAGCAAGACATTAAAAGTTACAGAATTTGTAACGGTAAGTGAAGTTGCTACGATGATGGATGTGCCGGTAACGAAAGTGATTTCGGCCTGTATGTCTCTTGGAATGATGGTAACAATGAATCAGCGATTAGATGCTGAGACACTTTCTATTGTTGCAGATGAATTTGGTTACGAAGTAGATTTTGTAACTGCAGATATCGAGGAAACAGTAGAAGAAGTTCCTGAAAATCCAGAAGATCTTGAAGATAGAGCGCCAATTGTGACTGTGATGGGTCACGTTGACCACGGTAAAACATCTTTGCTGGATTATATTCGTAAAGAAAATGTTATTGCCGGGGAAAGTGGTGGTATTACACAGCATATTGGAGCCTACGGAGTAGAGCTTAAAAACGGTCAAAGAATGACCTTCCTGGATACTCCCGGTCACGAAGCCTTTACGGCGATGCGTGCTCGTGGTGCACAGGTAACAGATATTGCGATTATTGTAATCGCTGCAGATGATGATGTAATGCCGCAAACCAAAGAGGCTATTTCTCACGCCCAGGCTGCCGGTGTTCCTATTGTATTTGCGATCAATAAATCTGATTTGCCAACGGCGAATCCAGAGAAAATTAAGGAAAAACTGGCAGGTATGAACTTGCTTGTTGAAGACTGGGGTGGTAAAGTTCAGTCTCACGATATATCAGCTAAAACAGGAATGGGAGTGGAAGAGCTTCTTGAGAAAGTTTTACTGGAATCTGAAATTCTTGAATTAAAAGCTAACCCATCTAAGACTGCAACAGGTACAGTAGTAGAGGCTTTCCTTGATAAAGGTAGAGGTTATGTTGCTACTATCCTTGTGCAGGCGGGAACCTTAAAAATTGGGGACTATGTATTAGCAGGTCGCCATAGTGGTAAGGTGAAAGCAATGCACGATGAGCGTGGGCACGAAGTTAAAGAAGCAGGTCCCGCAACGCCGGTTTCTATTCTAGGACTTGATGGTGCGCCGCAAGCGGGTGATAAGTTCAAGGTGATGACTGATGAGCGTGAAGCTAAGGATATCGCCGCTAAGCGTACTCAGTTGCAGCGTGAGCAGAGTGTTAGAACTCAGCGTCACATTACCCTTGATGAGATTGGACGTAGAATTGCTTTAGGTGACTTTAAAGAGCTTAATATTATCCTTAAAGGTGATGTGGATGGTTCTGTAGAAGCCTTGACCGATAGCTTTCTGAAATTGTCTACTGAAGAAATTCAGGTGAATATTATTCATAAAGGCGTAGGTGCCATTACTGAAAGTGATGTGTTACTTGCTTCGGCATCAGATGCGGTAATTATCGGGTTTAATGTTCGTCCTGCTGGAAATGCAAGACAGGTAGCCGATAAGGAAGAAATTGATATTAGAACTTACTCAATTATATACGACGCTATCAATGATCTTAAAGATGCGATGGAAGGAATGTTATCTCCAGAGCTTAAAGAAGAGATTACCGGTACTGCAGAGATCAGGGAAACCTTTAAGATCTCTAAAGTTGGAACCATTGCAGGTTGTATGGTAACTTCTGGTAAGATTTACAGAAATGCTGGAATTCGTTTAATTCGCGACGGAGTTGTGGTTTATACCGGAGAGCTTGCTTCATTAAAACGTTTTAAAGACGATGTGAAGGAAGTTGCAAAAGGATATGACTGTGGTCTTCAGGTTAAGAACTACAATGATATTAAGGAAGGTGATGTAGTTGAATCTTTCCGTGAAGTAGAAGTTAAAAAGAAACTTAAATAA
- the nusA gene encoding transcription termination factor NusA: MENIALIESFSEFKDDKLIDRVTLMAILEDVFRSALKKKYGEDDNFDIIVNPDKGDLEIWRNRVVVADGEVEDPNQEISLAEARKIEPDFEVGEDVSEEVKLVDLGRRAILALRQNLISKIHEHDNTNIFKHFKELEGEIYTAEVHHIRHRAIILLDDEGNEIVLPKDRQIPSDFFRKGDNVKGIIESVELKGNKPTIILSRTAPVFLEKLFEQEIPEVFDGLITIQNVVRVPGEKAKVAVDTYDDRIDPVGACVGMKGSRIHSIVRELGNENIDVINFTNNDQLYITRALSPAKITSIKLDEENKTAEVMLKPEEVSKAIGRGGHNIRLAGQLTGYEIDVFREGVEEDVELKEFSDEIEDWVIKEFSRVGLDTAKSVLEQELEDLIRLTDLEEETIREVVKVLKEEFEE; encoded by the coding sequence ATGGAAAATATCGCCTTGATTGAGTCATTTTCAGAGTTTAAGGATGACAAATTGATAGATCGTGTAACGCTAATGGCCATCCTGGAAGATGTGTTTAGGAGTGCGTTAAAGAAAAAGTATGGTGAAGACGATAATTTTGATATTATTGTAAACCCAGATAAAGGAGATCTCGAGATTTGGAGAAACAGGGTTGTGGTTGCCGATGGAGAGGTGGAAGATCCTAACCAGGAGATCTCTCTTGCTGAAGCTAGAAAAATTGAGCCCGATTTTGAAGTTGGTGAAGATGTATCAGAAGAAGTAAAACTTGTAGATTTGGGTCGTCGTGCTATTTTGGCTTTAAGGCAAAACCTTATATCTAAAATTCACGAACACGATAACACTAATATTTTCAAGCACTTTAAAGAGCTTGAAGGCGAAATTTACACCGCAGAAGTTCATCATATTAGGCACAGGGCAATTATTTTGTTAGACGATGAAGGTAACGAAATCGTTTTGCCAAAAGATCGCCAAATTCCTTCAGATTTCTTCAGAAAAGGAGATAACGTAAAAGGAATAATAGAAAGTGTAGAGCTTAAAGGAAATAAGCCTACTATTATACTTTCTCGTACTGCGCCGGTTTTCCTTGAAAAACTATTTGAACAGGAGATTCCTGAAGTTTTTGATGGTTTAATTACTATCCAGAACGTGGTTCGTGTTCCCGGAGAAAAAGCAAAAGTAGCGGTAGATACTTACGATGATAGAATTGATCCCGTTGGTGCTTGTGTAGGTATGAAAGGGTCTAGAATACATAGTATTGTTCGTGAGTTGGGGAATGAAAATATAGATGTGATCAATTTCACCAATAACGATCAATTATATATTACCAGGGCGTTGAGTCCTGCAAAAATCACATCTATTAAATTAGATGAGGAAAATAAAACGGCTGAGGTAATGCTTAAGCCGGAAGAAGTTTCTAAAGCTATTGGCCGTGGAGGTCATAATATTAGGCTTGCCGGGCAGTTAACCGGTTATGAAATAGACGTTTTCAGAGAAGGAGTGGAAGAAGATGTAGAATTGAAGGAATTCTCTGATGAAATTGAAGATTGGGTAATCAAAGAATTTTCAAGAGTTGGACTGGACACTGCAAAAAGTGTTTTGGAACAGGAATTGGAGGATCTTATTAGACTTACCGATTTAGAAGAAGAAACCATTCGCGAAGTAGTGAAGGTTTTAAAAGAAGAATTTGAAGAGTAG
- the rimP gene encoding ribosome assembly cofactor RimP, producing the protein MLQDKVENLLKEAFQENNSLFLIDLNITKDNKISVVIDGDNGVSVNDCIAVSRKVEHNLDREEEDFSLEVSSAGVSEPLRLERQYRKNLGRKLQVTTNNEKIEATLTEVDQNGIKLNWKAREPKPVGKGKHTVQKEAVLPYSEITDAKVMITF; encoded by the coding sequence ATGTTGCAGGATAAAGTAGAAAATTTGTTGAAGGAAGCTTTCCAGGAAAATAATTCACTATTTTTAATAGACCTTAATATCACGAAAGACAACAAGATTTCTGTCGTAATAGACGGTGATAATGGGGTTTCTGTTAACGATTGTATCGCGGTAAGCCGCAAAGTTGAACACAATCTAGACAGGGAAGAAGAGGATTTTTCTTTGGAAGTTAGCTCGGCAGGAGTTTCTGAACCTTTGCGCCTGGAACGGCAATACCGGAAAAACCTGGGTAGAAAACTGCAGGTGACTACCAATAACGAAAAAATTGAAGCGACTTTAACTGAAGTAGATCAGAACGGGATTAAGCTAAACTGGAAAGCCAGAGAGCCAAAACCCGTAGGAAAAGGAAAGCATACCGTGCAAAAGGAAGCGGTATTACCATATTCTGAGATTACCGATGCTAAAGTTATGATAACATTTTAA
- a CDS encoding universal stress protein produces the protein MKKILVPTDFSDTAEHALKIAAQLAKKHDSEIYLLHMLELPLQLIDPVGGGSSQNLPESIFFMKLAHQRFAKLMARPFLKDIKVHETVMFHQAFEGIMEVSQEYKCDMIVMGSHGASGFKEMFIGSNTEKVVRTSTIPVLVIKNEHENFEVENFIFATDADINSKKTLEAAYEFSKLTESKFHILFINTPNNFITSNEVRKRIENFVLDTSVKDYTIHIYNDVSVEKGILNFALKKQKTLIGIGTHGHKGLAHFFNGSISEDLVNHAKMPVVTFKIV, from the coding sequence ATGAAAAAGATACTCGTTCCAACCGACTTTTCTGATACGGCCGAACACGCCCTAAAAATAGCTGCTCAATTAGCAAAAAAACACGATAGCGAGATCTACCTTTTGCATATGTTAGAACTACCTTTGCAGCTTATAGATCCTGTAGGTGGTGGCAGCAGTCAAAATTTACCGGAATCTATTTTCTTTATGAAATTAGCTCACCAGCGTTTTGCAAAACTTATGGCCAGGCCTTTTCTAAAAGACATTAAAGTTCACGAAACCGTTATGTTCCACCAGGCTTTTGAAGGAATTATGGAGGTAAGCCAGGAATACAAATGTGATATGATTGTAATGGGATCACACGGCGCCAGCGGTTTCAAAGAAATGTTTATTGGCAGTAATACCGAAAAAGTAGTACGCACCTCAACTATTCCTGTACTCGTAATTAAAAACGAGCATGAAAACTTTGAGGTTGAGAACTTTATTTTTGCTACAGATGCTGATATTAATAGCAAAAAAACACTGGAAGCCGCTTACGAATTCTCTAAACTAACAGAATCTAAATTTCATATTCTTTTCATAAACACTCCTAATAACTTTATTACCAGCAACGAAGTTAGGAAGCGTATAGAAAATTTTGTTCTAGACACCTCTGTTAAAGATTATACCATACATATTTACAACGATGTAAGTGTAGAAAAAGGGATTTTAAATTTCGCTTTAAAAAAGCAGAAAACCTTAATTGGAATTGGCACTCACGGGCATAAAGGTTTAGCTCATTTCTTTAATGGCAGCATAAGCGAAGACCTGGTGAACCACGCAAAAATGCCGGTGGTAACTTTTAAGATCGTTTAG